attttgcttcgtttatttgttgttgtttatttaaaaattgttacaattaATATATTGCTTATTTCTTCATCTATACATTTATAGGTcgtttgaaaaatcaaaaatctgCTGATGATGATAGTTCTAGCTCagtaagtttattatataagcATTTGTTTCAACTACAAAAAGAGTTAATTTTGTGtgataaaagaatttttttggactaattaagttttttaatataatttatattataataagttttttaaaatgttgtaatgAGTTTTATGACTtagtaaatacaaaacaaatagGCACTTAACACTTGATGTTGCAGTcataaaattgttgttaataatttgtttgttagcATAGGTCTTGGTCCAAGAAGTAAGACTTATCtagtagtaaaatatattaaaattttttgtgcaaaaaagtattattattttaattttattattaaataggaGATTTTcttgatattaaatttataaataaagttagaataattaacagaataaaatttagtattaagaaaaatagttgtttggattagtttctttttttaatatttattagatgcacttccttttatttttatttttattgaattgattcttttttaaagacaatGTGTGTTTTAGGTTTTGCCTGATATGAAAGATCAAGAAGCAGtccaaaagttttttcttgATGAAGTAAGCAAAGGGGAAGAGTGCTTGTCTATGCAGGACTATGACAATTGTGTTAAACATCTTACAAATGCTATAGTTGTATGCGGTCAACCCCAACAGTTGTTGCAAGTCTTTAAACAAACACTGCCACCTGATGTATTTCAAAGTCTAGTTCAAAATATAGCTTTATACGGAGCCATGCAAATGCAAAAAATGCAGGTCAAAAatcaaatagcttttttttttttttttttatatattttgtgatttttagaTATTTGCTTTATAcgtatatttttatagatatatatatttattagtgaTGTGCCATCGGCAAAGGCCGATTAAGGCTAATTATAGGGTTTAATGTAGGTATATAAAGGTAATATCTTAATATTAGATATGCAACTTGCATATATAAGAAGTGCCTATGCACCAGTTTGGTTTGGCTTAATAGCCAATACCATTACATTGGCCAATACCGATTAATCAACCGATGCCAACGGTCGATTTATCGGCCAATGGTTAAGCCGATTAATTGGTTGGTGGTTACCAATAACATAGGCTAGTAGGTCGAATCACTTCTGATGAATAGGAACAtgttaaatatgtaatttaaatccttaatatttttataatacccttaaataaatacattaaaccTATTATTAGCCACAATCGGTATTAGCCGATGacacatcactaatatatatatatatatatatatatatatatatatatatatatatatatatatatatatatatata
The nucleotide sequence above comes from Hydra vulgaris chromosome 09, alternate assembly HydraT2T_AEP. Encoded proteins:
- the LOC100202953 gene encoding mitochondrial import receptor subunit TOM20 homolog — translated: MTTYSQIATLAAGVAGVSFLGYCLYFDRKRRCDPLFKQKLKERRLKNQKSADDDSSSSVLPDMKDQEAVQKFFLDEVSKGEECLSMQDYDNCVKHLTNAIVVCGQPQQLLQVFKQTLPPDVFQSLVQNIALYGAMQMQKMQPSPSQASAQVTEDNDGLD